One window of the Populus nigra chromosome 4, ddPopNigr1.1, whole genome shotgun sequence genome contains the following:
- the LOC133690526 gene encoding squalene monooxygenase SE1-like — protein sequence MADQCMLGWILATLFVLFAIYCLVIKKKERGTKKDLLESRSESVNCTATANEECRSGNVSDADVIIVGAGVAGAALAHTLGKDGRRVRVIERDLTEPDRIVGELLQPGGYLKLIELGLEDCVEKIDAQKVFGYALFKDGMHTQLSYPLEKFHSDVAGRSFHNGRFIQRMREKAVSLPNVHLEQGTVTSLLEEKGTIRGVQYKTKDGQELTAFAPLTIVCDGCFSNLRRSLCDPKVDVPSCFVGMILENCQLPCANHGHVILGDPSPILMYPISSTETRCLVDIPGQKVPSISSGEMAKYLKTLVAPQLPPEVYDAFLAAVDKGNIRTMPNRSMPAAPYPTPGALLMGDAFNMRHPLTGGGMTVALSDIVVLRNLLRPLRDLNDSPTLCKYLESFYTLRKPVASTINTLAGALYKVFCASPDEARKEMRQACFDYLSLGGVFSEGPVSLLSGLNPRPLSLVAHFFAVAIYGVGRLLLPFPSPKRIWIGARLISGASGIIFPIIRSEGVRQMFFPATVPAYYRSPPVM from the exons atggcgGATCAGTGCATGCTAGGATGGATTTTAGCTACTTTGTTTGTTCTCTTCGCTATCTATTGTTTGGTAATTAAGAAGAAGGAACGGGGTACTAAAAAGGATTTGCTAGAATCGAGAAGTGAGTCCGTTAATTGCACAGCCACCGCCAATGAAGAATGCAGATCCGGTAACGTTTCCGATGCCGACGTTATCATTGTCGGCGCCGGTGTTGCTGGCGCCGCTCTTGCTCATACTCTTGGCAAG GATGGACGTCGAGTGCGCGTCATTGAAAGAGACCTGACTGAACCCGATAGGATTGTTGGTGAATTGCTACAGCCAGGGGGTTACCTAAAGTTAATTGAGTTGGGACTTGAAG ATTGTGTAGAGAAAATTGATGCTCAGAAGGTGTTTGGTTATGCTCTTTTCAAGGATGGAATGCACACTCAACTCTCTTATCCCTTGGAAAAGTTTCACTCAGATGTAGCCGGAAGGAGCTTTCACAATGGGCGTTTCATACAGAGGATGCGGGAAAAAGCTGTGTCCCTCCCCAA TGTACATTTGGAGCAAGGAACTGTCACTTCTCTGCTCGAAGAGAAAGGGACAATTAGAGGTGTGCAGTACAAAACAAAAGATGGGCAAGAGCTGACGGCATTTGCTCCTCTGACTATTGTTTGTGATGGATGTTTCTCAAACCTGCGCCGCTCCCTTTGCGACCCTAAG GTGGATGTGCCCTCATGTTTTGTTGGTATGATCCTGGAGAATTGCCAACTTCCATGTGCAAATCATGGGCATGTTATATTAGGGGATCCATCTCCAATTTTGATGTATCCTATTAGCAGCACGGAGACTCGCTGTCTGGTTGATATTCCTGGTCAGAAGGTTCCTTCCATTTCAAGTGGTGAAATGGCAAAATATTTGAAGACTCTGGTGGCACCTCAG CTTCCCCCGGAAGTTTATGATGCCTTTCTAGCTGCAGTTGATAAAGGAAACATTAGGACAATGCCAAACAGAAGCATGCCAGCTGCTCCTTATCCTACTCCCGGTGCCTTGTTGATGGGCGATGCATTCAACATGCGGCATCCTCTAACTGGGGGAGGGATGACTGTTGCATTGTCCGACATTGTTGTGCTAAGGAATCTTCTCAGGCCTTTGCGTGACCTTAATGATTCCCCTACCCTCTGCAAATACCTCGAATCTTTCTACACCTTGCGTAAG CCTGTAGCATCCACAATCAATACACTGGCAGGTGCACTTTACAAGGTCTTTTGTGCTTCACCTGATGAAGCAAGGAAGGAAATGCGTCAGGCATGCTTTGATTATTTAAGTCTTGGAGGTGTATTTTCAGAAGGACCAGTGTCTTTGCTCTCAGGTTTGAACCCCCGTCCGTTGAGCTTGGTTGCCCACTTCTTTGCAGTTGCTATATATGGTGTTGGTCGTTTGTTACTGCCATTCCCTTCACCTAAACGCATCTGGATTGGAGCTAGATTGATTTCA GGTGCATCGGGAATTATCTTCCCCATCATTAGGTCAGAAGGAGTTAGACAAATGTTCTTCCCTGCAACTGTTCCTGCATATTACAGATCTCCTCCAGTCATGTGA